Proteins encoded by one window of Gordonia jinghuaiqii:
- a CDS encoding polysaccharide pyruvyl transferase family protein gives MSRVGILTRHCYPNYGSLLQAIALQEALAKSGADVRVVDYVPPSDSRFGLATASLRESRMRNSALRSAAYLAIQGPNYAVMASRFRGFQKKNLRLTRKITAGTDVHAIAEDFDRIVVGSDQVWNVIHGALDEAYFLQPVRDAHKKYSYAASFGSGVPTDDVETRRLLGDFQSVSVREPSAVPTLNEFGVTVRRDVDPVLLHGRDFWAKFAAQVKRPARPYVLAYQLHNTSEFTRRAEELCRRTGLPLRRVNVDVKRLVGARGRSHYLVPPENFVALFRDADAVITDSFHGLSFSLMFGRPVYPVLPDKGAARLTDLLQSVGLERLAVTGSQDLPSSADYDAAEVSARLKALADESWDYVRGLAS, from the coding sequence ATGAGCAGGGTCGGAATACTGACTCGGCACTGCTATCCGAACTACGGCTCACTCCTGCAGGCGATCGCGCTGCAGGAGGCCCTGGCCAAGTCGGGAGCCGACGTCCGCGTCGTCGACTACGTGCCCCCCTCCGACAGTCGCTTCGGGTTGGCGACCGCCAGCCTCCGCGAGTCCCGCATGCGGAACTCGGCTCTGCGCAGCGCCGCCTACCTGGCAATCCAGGGGCCCAACTACGCAGTGATGGCGAGCCGGTTCCGCGGGTTCCAGAAGAAGAACCTGCGTCTCACCCGCAAGATCACCGCGGGAACCGACGTGCACGCGATCGCCGAGGACTTCGATCGCATCGTCGTGGGCAGCGACCAGGTCTGGAATGTCATCCACGGCGCCCTCGACGAGGCCTACTTCCTGCAGCCAGTCCGGGACGCGCACAAGAAGTACAGTTACGCAGCCAGTTTCGGATCAGGTGTACCCACCGATGATGTCGAGACACGGCGATTGCTCGGCGACTTCCAGTCGGTCTCGGTCCGGGAACCGTCCGCGGTCCCCACACTCAATGAGTTCGGCGTCACGGTTCGTCGAGACGTCGACCCGGTTCTTCTTCACGGACGGGACTTCTGGGCGAAGTTCGCCGCACAGGTCAAGCGGCCGGCCCGGCCCTACGTGCTGGCCTACCAGCTGCACAACACCTCCGAGTTCACGCGCCGCGCCGAAGAGCTGTGCCGCCGCACCGGATTGCCGCTGCGACGGGTGAACGTGGACGTCAAACGACTCGTCGGCGCGCGCGGTCGAAGCCACTACCTGGTTCCGCCCGAGAACTTCGTCGCACTCTTTCGCGACGCAGACGCGGTGATCACCGACTCGTTCCACGGCTTGTCCTTCAGCCTCATGTTCGGACGTCCGGTCTACCCGGTGCTACCGGACAAGGGCGCCGCCCGGCTGACCGACCTGCTTCAGTCCGTGGGCCTCGAACGCCTGGCCGTCACCGGAAGCCAGGACCTGCCGTCCTCGGCCGACTACGACGCCGCCGAGGTCAGCGCACGTCTCAAGGCTCTCGCCGACGAGTCGTGGGACTACGTGCGGGGACTCGCCTCATGA
- a CDS encoding acyltransferase family protein: protein MKNRYAHVDALRAFAVLIVVVGHAGLGHIVPGGSGVTIFFAISGFIITTVLLKEWQKTDGFDLGGFYIRRMVKLLPPLVVVLIIPTLIYSMFAHIDWAAFAGQTFFYFNWMMPNDPDVLPGSGPVWSLSIEEQFYIVFALLWVWLARSRRAVPWLTGVAIATVVGATVLRVMLAEPGNEAVADRIYYGSDTRADSLAWGIIAAVILYRWQQSESDSRWRTLSGTTWALFGAAAIFLASVGLRDEWFQQTFRYTMQSVATCIVILYGMLATSTRVHQWFSSVSNLRIVQTIGLASYSVYLVHLGIVRIVLDHTESLPLPVTAAIAVTLAVAVGVALYWVVEVPARRQYDKLRNRRAARADVRSQDAESPTAAAESAAPRG, encoded by the coding sequence ATGAAGAATCGTTATGCGCATGTCGATGCACTGCGCGCGTTCGCTGTTCTCATTGTGGTGGTCGGTCATGCCGGTCTAGGGCACATCGTTCCCGGTGGATCCGGGGTGACCATCTTCTTTGCCATCTCCGGATTCATCATCACCACCGTCCTGCTCAAGGAGTGGCAGAAGACCGACGGATTCGACCTCGGCGGGTTCTACATACGGCGGATGGTGAAGTTACTTCCACCGCTGGTCGTGGTGCTGATCATCCCGACTCTGATCTACTCCATGTTCGCGCACATTGATTGGGCTGCATTCGCCGGCCAGACGTTCTTCTACTTCAACTGGATGATGCCGAACGACCCGGATGTACTGCCGGGGTCGGGGCCGGTGTGGAGTCTGTCGATCGAGGAACAGTTCTACATCGTGTTCGCACTCCTCTGGGTGTGGCTGGCAAGGAGCCGGCGTGCGGTGCCATGGCTGACCGGTGTTGCGATTGCGACGGTTGTCGGGGCCACCGTCCTACGCGTCATGCTCGCCGAGCCGGGGAATGAGGCGGTGGCCGATCGCATCTATTACGGGTCAGATACGAGGGCCGACAGTCTGGCGTGGGGCATCATTGCGGCCGTCATCCTCTACCGGTGGCAGCAGAGCGAATCGGACAGCAGATGGCGAACACTGTCGGGCACAACATGGGCACTGTTCGGCGCGGCCGCGATCTTCCTGGCCAGTGTCGGTCTGCGCGATGAGTGGTTCCAGCAGACGTTCCGGTACACGATGCAGAGCGTCGCGACATGCATCGTGATCCTCTACGGGATGTTGGCGACCAGTACCCGTGTCCACCAATGGTTCTCGAGTGTCTCCAACCTGCGGATCGTGCAAACCATCGGCCTTGCAAGTTACAGCGTCTACCTGGTCCATCTCGGCATCGTCAGGATCGTCCTGGACCACACGGAGTCTCTGCCGCTACCCGTCACCGCCGCGATCGCTGTGACGCTGGCAGTCGCTGTCGGCGTGGCGCTCTACTGGGTCGTCGAGGTCCCGGCACGAAGACAGTACGACAAGCTCCGCAACCGGCGTGCAGCGCGCGCAGACGTGCGCTCACAGGACGCGGAGTCGCCGACGGCAGCCGCCGAGAGTGCAGCGCCACGGGGGTGA
- a CDS encoding O-antigen ligase family protein, producing the protein MTRSLPLPGPVVADPVPLAAQPRRATTGRAVQWTFLALFTLYAFLHVIYMTGYAPKGLYYAAFGLLLVASAARIAWLVVTRWHSLGELHFLRSFSVLAGASAVIMIVSWIREYSATETLTWTGAGQVFFILGPALIALCVVNTASTKQLDGYAIILLARYAVYFVLAFSTDFSLASLTEVSWSSSSSPFESSFAHDLLIVEAYFVFRNRKALALVAAGMTMLSLKRASFVLAPAMIVASRWLRSAKPASRRYLYALAAVGVASPFMVKYVYSQGFVEMASERFGIDINTVTTGRWEIYQIATGLLPQTTGFGSLNPLLTNLVDSHFGTYWNSQLHNDTLRVYMEVGFIGIAVYVCALVYLGRSSRMASLLITYTVFVLITSRLITHTSYWVALFLVLALIERWIHERAVAARLEEGSDVGREVAER; encoded by the coding sequence ATGACCAGATCGTTGCCGTTACCGGGACCGGTCGTCGCCGACCCGGTGCCGCTCGCCGCGCAACCGCGGCGTGCCACCACTGGCCGGGCTGTCCAGTGGACCTTCCTGGCACTGTTCACGCTCTATGCGTTCCTGCACGTCATCTACATGACGGGGTATGCGCCGAAGGGGTTGTACTACGCGGCATTCGGGTTGCTGCTGGTAGCGAGTGCGGCGCGGATCGCATGGCTCGTCGTGACCCGCTGGCACAGTCTCGGTGAACTCCACTTCCTGCGTTCGTTCTCGGTACTCGCCGGGGCCTCGGCGGTGATCATGATCGTCTCCTGGATTCGCGAGTATTCGGCCACCGAGACGCTCACCTGGACCGGGGCCGGGCAGGTGTTCTTCATCCTCGGGCCCGCGCTCATCGCCCTGTGTGTCGTGAACACGGCCTCGACCAAACAGCTCGACGGCTACGCGATCATTCTGCTCGCGCGTTACGCGGTGTACTTCGTACTCGCGTTCTCCACCGACTTCAGCCTGGCGAGCCTCACGGAGGTCAGCTGGTCGTCGTCGAGCTCGCCGTTCGAGTCGTCGTTCGCGCACGACCTGCTGATCGTCGAGGCGTACTTCGTGTTCCGGAATCGCAAGGCACTGGCGCTCGTCGCCGCCGGAATGACGATGCTGTCTCTCAAGCGGGCATCGTTCGTGCTGGCGCCGGCGATGATCGTCGCATCACGCTGGCTTCGGTCCGCGAAGCCCGCGTCTCGCCGCTACCTGTACGCACTCGCAGCCGTCGGTGTGGCGAGCCCGTTCATGGTCAAATACGTGTACTCGCAGGGCTTCGTCGAGATGGCGTCCGAACGCTTCGGCATCGACATCAACACGGTCACCACCGGGCGCTGGGAGATCTATCAGATCGCCACCGGACTTCTTCCCCAGACAACCGGTTTCGGGTCGCTGAACCCTCTGCTCACCAACCTCGTCGACAGCCATTTCGGCACCTACTGGAACTCGCAGCTGCACAACGACACTCTGCGCGTCTACATGGAGGTCGGGTTCATCGGCATCGCGGTGTACGTCTGTGCACTCGTATACCTGGGCCGCAGTTCGCGAATGGCGAGTCTCCTGATCACCTACACCGTCTTTGTCCTGATCACGTCCCGGCTGATCACGCACACCTCGTACTGGGTGGCCTTGTTCTTGGTGCTCGCCTTGATCGAACGGTGGATTCATGAGCGCGCGGTCGCGGCTCGTCTCGAGGAAGGAAGCGATGTCGGTCGTGAAGTCGCCGAACGGTAA
- a CDS encoding lipopolysaccharide biosynthesis protein, whose product MTASVRPTVARNSTIYIAASLLQKLSSAILLPVYTRLLTPDEYGYFSMLVTATLLMSTIATLGLDYGVMRYCHLSEAERDDAAALRRRKVALTAVVTVLTSTGLLLAVVLLLGAPLYGDAVFPGLDFYPAVALAIVAVVFQPITLVYLSFLQTSEKPNRFVVCSVGYFLMNAAFTIAFVGPAEMGVAGTSLALLCANGVTALLCIVDAMRTGALWTRFRLSDVREILSYSLPMMPHAVSLQATAFATRLIILRVLDATAVGLFNIAMYVVNVIDAVQTAMHRAFMPFYFTEAKRAAPGWRVRIHDLIAGFVAVNVVIAAAAAIFSEEALAILTPASFHDAASIVPILALSMMVKSIYYPSLTELLFLERGTRPAMVVSTSSSVVSLAAAIPLAFMWGLTGVAVAQLVQRLMMSGLACRLALRADGAGIPWTRVLRLQVIGVLSVAFAMFLVPAVSQPFGGVWTLVLKIVFFLVISLAVLATEPFVFRLIRKKVTNESESTPKAVAGSSSNREEG is encoded by the coding sequence ATGACCGCAAGCGTTCGCCCGACGGTGGCGAGGAACTCGACCATCTACATCGCCGCATCGTTGCTGCAGAAGCTGTCGTCGGCAATCCTGCTGCCGGTCTACACGCGACTGCTCACCCCCGACGAGTACGGCTACTTCAGCATGCTCGTCACGGCGACGCTGTTGATGTCGACCATCGCCACCCTCGGCCTCGACTACGGTGTGATGCGCTACTGCCACCTGAGTGAGGCCGAGCGCGACGATGCCGCTGCACTACGCCGCCGCAAGGTGGCGCTGACGGCGGTGGTCACGGTGCTCACGTCCACCGGCCTGCTGCTCGCGGTGGTCCTGCTCCTCGGTGCGCCGTTGTACGGCGACGCCGTCTTCCCCGGGCTCGACTTCTATCCTGCCGTTGCCCTGGCAATCGTCGCCGTCGTCTTCCAGCCGATCACCCTGGTCTACCTGTCATTCCTGCAGACCTCCGAGAAGCCGAATCGGTTCGTCGTCTGCTCGGTCGGGTACTTCCTGATGAACGCGGCGTTCACGATCGCCTTCGTCGGTCCGGCCGAGATGGGCGTTGCCGGAACGTCGTTGGCACTGCTCTGCGCCAACGGTGTCACTGCGCTGCTGTGCATCGTCGACGCCATGCGGACAGGTGCGCTGTGGACGAGGTTCCGACTCTCCGATGTTCGGGAGATCCTGTCCTACTCGCTCCCGATGATGCCGCACGCGGTTTCCCTGCAGGCCACGGCATTTGCCACGCGCCTCATCATTCTCCGGGTTCTCGATGCGACCGCGGTGGGCCTGTTCAACATCGCGATGTACGTGGTCAACGTGATCGACGCGGTGCAGACCGCGATGCACCGGGCATTCATGCCGTTCTACTTCACCGAAGCCAAACGGGCCGCTCCCGGATGGCGGGTGCGGATCCACGATCTGATCGCCGGATTCGTGGCAGTCAACGTCGTGATCGCGGCAGCCGCAGCAATTTTCAGTGAGGAAGCACTGGCGATCCTCACTCCGGCGTCGTTTCACGACGCGGCGTCGATCGTCCCGATCCTTGCACTGTCGATGATGGTGAAATCGATCTACTACCCGTCTCTGACCGAGCTGTTGTTCCTCGAACGGGGCACACGGCCCGCGATGGTCGTCTCCACGAGCTCCAGCGTGGTCTCGCTGGCGGCTGCGATCCCGCTGGCCTTCATGTGGGGTTTGACCGGGGTGGCAGTGGCACAACTCGTTCAGAGACTGATGATGAGCGGACTCGCCTGTCGACTCGCGCTCCGAGCCGACGGCGCCGGGATCCCCTGGACCCGCGTCCTGCGGCTGCAAGTGATCGGGGTCCTGAGTGTCGCCTTCGCCATGTTCCTGGTTCCCGCGGTATCCCAGCCGTTCGGCGGCGTGTGGACTCTTGTACTCAAAATCGTTTTCTTCCTAGTTATTTCGCTCGCCGTCCTGGCGACCGAACCATTTGTCTTCAGACTCATCCGAAAGAAGGTGACCAATGAATCTGAAAGCACGCCTAAAGCAGTCGCAGGCTCTTCGTCGAACCGTGAAGAGGGCTAA
- a CDS encoding polysaccharide pyruvyl transferase family protein: protein MTLTQSENYGTVLQAYATHKVLSECAPDIDFELVPTDVGAVRRRRLMSIANPRNPSFGVSRVRNFAAMRRYIKPLLPQIDSRWINIEDRESATDFLEKRYDGYITGSDEVWNLAHIGIDSIYYLPNRLPGPKASFATSANRLDISTLKPADRDVLKSSLEDYSYITVRDATTRTLVDELIARPVVEIIDPTLQYRPLGSVDHARKESKAVSRRPRILVMVKNRGIGSQIAERLGGRADIYSCFTRQDNTRFIRLTPQEFVDAFGDFDCVVTDFFHGTCMSIRSGARFVSFDTESTYGRYESKIKNILGKMDCLDRYFDLTTISPERLNAMLNRIEQLAFAPDPLGSEVIEANLERERGHATAITKEMVETLRSRL from the coding sequence GTGACCCTGACACAGTCGGAGAACTACGGGACGGTTCTCCAGGCTTACGCCACCCACAAGGTGCTGTCGGAATGTGCACCCGACATCGACTTCGAACTCGTCCCCACCGACGTGGGGGCGGTGCGACGTCGCCGCCTGATGTCGATCGCCAACCCGAGGAACCCTAGTTTCGGTGTGTCGCGGGTGAGGAACTTCGCTGCGATGCGTCGGTACATCAAACCGCTGCTGCCGCAGATTGATTCGCGGTGGATCAACATCGAGGACCGCGAGTCCGCGACAGACTTTCTCGAGAAGCGTTACGACGGCTACATCACCGGGTCGGACGAGGTGTGGAATCTCGCCCACATCGGCATCGACAGCATCTACTACCTGCCCAACCGTCTACCCGGACCCAAAGCCAGTTTCGCGACGTCGGCCAACCGGTTGGACATCAGCACGCTCAAGCCTGCCGACCGGGACGTGTTGAAGAGCTCGCTCGAGGACTACTCGTACATCACGGTGCGTGACGCCACCACCCGGACACTGGTCGACGAACTGATCGCCCGGCCGGTGGTCGAGATCATCGACCCGACACTGCAATATCGTCCACTCGGCAGCGTGGACCACGCGCGAAAAGAGTCCAAAGCAGTATCGCGGCGGCCACGCATTCTGGTGATGGTCAAGAACCGCGGTATCGGCAGCCAGATCGCGGAACGGCTCGGTGGACGAGCAGACATCTACTCCTGCTTCACCCGGCAGGACAACACCCGCTTCATCCGGTTGACACCGCAGGAGTTCGTCGACGCCTTCGGTGACTTCGACTGTGTGGTGACGGATTTCTTCCACGGAACCTGCATGAGCATCCGGTCGGGCGCCAGGTTCGTGTCCTTCGACACCGAGTCGACCTATGGCCGCTACGAGAGCAAGATCAAGAACATCCTCGGCAAGATGGACTGCCTGGACCGCTACTTCGACCTCACCACGATCAGTCCCGAGCGACTGAACGCGATGCTCAACCGGATCGAGCAGTTGGCCTTTGCCCCGGACCCGCTCGGCAGCGAGGTGATCGAGGCCAACCTGGAACGCGAGCGCGGTCATGCGACGGCCATCACCAAGGAAATGGTGGAGACGCTGCGGAGCCGTCTATGA
- a CDS encoding nitroreductase family protein, which translates to MKRAKVYKEYFADATFMSRHLLDGGPDPEHEQYKIMILSHSLEKGLSYRNARVFGRSKAEDLMARLEKSSPETRTSSAFSIGVEVLRSWTDFIKSRENDVQAASIRGRLDALIEVATPSDRGFRGGVATATQLDSSSWKELPFEDFVRGRHSTRRFTDLPVSDDDLQLCIELAMRSPSACNRQMVGLRVFDDPKSKELLYRTLHGTGGVDFDTCRLAVVTFDTRSLDFYGERNQGYLNAGLFAMTLVYALQWKGIGSCLLQFGNTFAEERALAEGLSLQPGERIAVGIAFGVPEPDGVVPASIRRDISEVFSVR; encoded by the coding sequence GTGAAGAGGGCTAAGGTCTACAAGGAGTACTTCGCCGACGCGACGTTCATGAGCCGCCATCTGCTCGACGGTGGCCCCGACCCCGAACACGAGCAGTACAAGATCATGATCTTGTCGCACTCGCTCGAGAAGGGTCTCTCGTACCGCAACGCACGCGTCTTCGGCCGGAGCAAAGCCGAAGATCTCATGGCACGACTCGAGAAGTCGTCGCCCGAGACGCGGACGTCGTCGGCCTTCTCGATCGGGGTCGAGGTGCTGCGCTCCTGGACCGACTTCATCAAGTCCCGCGAGAACGATGTGCAGGCCGCCTCCATCCGCGGCAGGCTCGACGCACTGATCGAAGTTGCGACCCCGAGCGATCGCGGGTTCCGTGGCGGCGTTGCCACCGCAACCCAACTCGACTCGAGCTCGTGGAAAGAACTGCCCTTCGAAGACTTTGTGCGCGGCAGGCATTCGACCCGTCGCTTCACGGACCTGCCCGTTTCCGACGACGACCTGCAGCTGTGTATCGAACTGGCCATGCGCTCGCCGTCGGCATGTAACCGGCAGATGGTCGGCTTGCGGGTCTTCGACGATCCCAAGTCCAAAGAACTCTTGTACCGGACGCTGCACGGCACGGGTGGGGTCGACTTCGACACCTGCCGTCTCGCGGTGGTCACCTTCGACACACGCAGTCTCGACTTCTACGGCGAACGCAACCAGGGATACCTCAACGCCGGACTGTTCGCGATGACACTGGTTTACGCGCTGCAGTGGAAGGGAATCGGATCGTGTCTGCTCCAGTTCGGCAACACTTTTGCCGAGGAGAGGGCACTGGCCGAGGGGCTGTCGCTGCAGCCCGGTGAGCGGATCGCGGTGGGTATCGCGTTCGGTGTGCCCGAACCGGATGGTGTTGTGCCGGCGAGTATCCGACGGGATATTTCCGAGGTTTTCAGCGTTCGATGA
- a CDS encoding polysaccharide biosynthesis tyrosine autokinase has protein sequence MRAVVVRRWWVVVACVVVGALVGLGASLLTTPKYQSEAVLYSTSATDTNAQSAYQGSLASQQRMVSYAELAQSDAVLGRAIEESDLPLSIADARSQISVTSKPGTVLLTIAAVDSNSDEAAKLANAVASSMVGYVSSLERPIDGGRPVATLTVITPASSTNDMVSPNTALNIALGVLGGLAIAALAMLAFYRLDTRVRNEEDLTSTGLGPVLATVPTSHELDSDRTADFAGGASPTAEAYRRLRTNLKFVAVDADCPRILVTSPAPGDGKTTTAVNLSLALAELGRSVILVGADLRKPGLGSRLAVDGAIGLTDYLRGDAGIQDVVQPSGFRNLDILASGPIPPNAGELLASERAGKGFDELASRYDHVIVDTPPVLPVADAVAVGQWMDGVLLVARSGRTTRPQLEQVMSQLSLARLKVLGCVLNDAAVRDTEYRYAYYGSDLPKAKGASSDHTISVDTASQGAHSDSGNMTRSARK, from the coding sequence GTGCGCGCTGTAGTGGTGCGCCGGTGGTGGGTGGTGGTCGCCTGCGTTGTCGTCGGTGCCCTCGTGGGGCTCGGCGCGAGCCTGCTCACCACCCCGAAGTACCAGTCCGAGGCGGTGCTGTATTCGACCTCGGCAACTGATACGAATGCGCAGAGCGCCTACCAGGGTTCGCTGGCGTCGCAGCAACGCATGGTGTCCTACGCCGAACTGGCCCAATCGGATGCCGTACTCGGTCGCGCCATCGAGGAGTCGGACCTCCCGCTGTCCATCGCCGATGCGCGCTCGCAGATCTCGGTGACCAGCAAGCCGGGGACCGTCCTGCTGACCATCGCGGCTGTCGATTCGAACAGCGACGAGGCCGCCAAGTTGGCGAACGCGGTTGCGAGCTCGATGGTCGGCTACGTGTCCTCCCTGGAGCGGCCGATCGACGGTGGTCGGCCGGTCGCCACACTGACCGTCATCACGCCCGCGTCCTCCACCAATGACATGGTGTCCCCGAACACAGCGCTGAACATCGCGCTGGGTGTCCTGGGCGGCTTGGCAATCGCAGCTCTCGCGATGCTGGCGTTCTACCGACTCGACACCCGCGTCCGCAACGAGGAGGACCTCACATCCACCGGGCTCGGACCGGTGCTCGCGACGGTGCCCACCTCCCACGAGTTGGACTCGGACCGCACAGCTGACTTCGCCGGCGGTGCATCGCCGACGGCGGAGGCATACCGGCGTCTGCGCACCAACCTGAAGTTCGTCGCGGTCGACGCTGACTGCCCGCGGATTCTGGTGACCAGCCCTGCGCCCGGCGACGGGAAGACGACGACGGCTGTCAATCTCAGCCTCGCACTGGCCGAACTCGGTCGCAGTGTCATCCTCGTCGGCGCAGACCTGCGCAAGCCGGGACTGGGGAGCCGGCTGGCGGTCGACGGCGCAATCGGCCTGACCGATTACCTGCGCGGGGATGCAGGCATTCAGGACGTCGTGCAGCCGAGTGGGTTCCGCAACCTCGACATCCTTGCTTCCGGTCCGATCCCGCCCAACGCCGGCGAACTGTTGGCATCCGAGCGAGCCGGCAAGGGATTCGACGAGCTCGCCTCACGGTACGACCACGTGATCGTGGACACCCCGCCCGTGCTCCCGGTCGCCGACGCGGTGGCCGTGGGCCAGTGGATGGACGGTGTGCTGCTCGTGGCCCGCTCGGGACGGACGACTCGCCCGCAGCTCGAGCAGGTCATGTCACAGCTCTCGTTGGCGCGCCTCAAGGTGCTCGGCTGTGTGCTCAACGACGCAGCGGTCCGGGACACCGAGTACCGCTACGCCTACTACGGTTCGGACCTCCCCAAAGCCAAGGGAGCCAGCTCGGATCACACCATCAGCGTTGACACCGCTTCACAGGGTGCACACTCCGACTCGGGAAACATGACGAGGTCGGCGCGTAAGTGA
- a CDS encoding SGNH/GDSL hydrolase family protein, whose translation MVGCAAVVSCGSSEEPAQPLKSVTRLPDPIDVAATAGGDLRVLYLGDSITRGSGAATYADSFREVATATMKQALATDDHSVAKGGARLAQVAAMATPVVPAELVVIELGTNDLLAPPTPIDEFRRQYRDLIGAVRAVNPSAAVVCMGVWRPPSKAEPYDSVIADECGSARSRYLPLSDLFQDTQLRGPAGREALGTNGEGDDFHPNDRGHSAIANRLLGVLQLAGNSSGP comes from the coding sequence ATGGTCGGATGCGCTGCGGTTGTGTCGTGCGGCAGTTCGGAGGAGCCTGCACAACCACTGAAGTCCGTTACGCGCCTGCCGGACCCGATCGACGTCGCCGCCACGGCCGGTGGTGACCTTCGAGTTCTGTATCTCGGCGATTCCATAACCAGAGGGTCCGGCGCGGCCACCTATGCGGACTCGTTCCGCGAGGTGGCGACAGCGACCATGAAGCAGGCCCTGGCCACCGACGATCATTCTGTCGCGAAAGGTGGGGCCCGACTGGCCCAAGTCGCTGCGATGGCGACGCCCGTCGTGCCTGCTGAGCTCGTGGTCATCGAATTGGGCACCAACGACCTGCTGGCGCCACCAACCCCCATTGACGAGTTCCGTCGTCAGTACCGAGATCTGATCGGCGCGGTTCGGGCGGTGAACCCCTCGGCGGCCGTGGTGTGCATGGGTGTGTGGCGGCCGCCGTCGAAGGCTGAGCCGTATGACTCGGTGATCGCCGATGAATGCGGTTCTGCTCGGTCCAGGTATCTACCGCTGAGTGATCTGTTCCAAGACACCCAACTTCGGGGGCCGGCAGGGCGTGAAGCGCTCGGCACAAACGGTGAAGGCGATGATTTTCACCCCAATGACCGAGGCCATTCTGCGATTGCGAATCGGCTCCTCGGAGTACTTCAGCTGGCCGGCAATTCGTCAGGTCCTTGA
- a CDS encoding cellulase family glycosylhydrolase, with the protein MTIVGVALTMVGTPTTSHAATRIPIGVASVSTQYSGADFEDEAAKIRATGASAIRISAKWNLIQPSNSTSFSWTRLDSAVNAARGRGLSILMNLEGPAPVWAQKPGANPFANGNAPANPATFGEFARQVALRYSPRVAAWEIWNEPNLSHYLLPPTADQYVPLLKAAFNGIRAAGGHQAVITGGLSSSRAETRDTAFVNGLYALGAKNYFNGIGVHPYTLPYPITGDPRGGDGGGAAVLPAARATMVANGDSGKSIWVTEFGQPTGTTPSSTTEAVQATIITDAVNRANALPWVAAFFIFNSQDLSANKADDNMNFGLYRFNGSPKPVVGALQGVLGAPS; encoded by the coding sequence ATGACGATCGTCGGCGTGGCCCTCACCATGGTGGGCACGCCGACGACGTCGCACGCCGCGACACGTATTCCGATAGGTGTTGCCTCGGTTTCCACGCAGTATTCGGGCGCCGACTTCGAGGACGAGGCTGCGAAGATTCGAGCGACCGGAGCGAGCGCGATAAGAATCTCGGCGAAATGGAATCTCATCCAACCGTCGAATTCGACGTCATTTTCGTGGACGAGGCTCGACTCCGCGGTCAACGCCGCACGGGGCCGGGGCCTGTCGATTCTGATGAACCTCGAGGGCCCCGCTCCGGTCTGGGCGCAGAAGCCGGGTGCCAACCCGTTCGCCAATGGCAACGCTCCGGCGAATCCCGCGACGTTCGGGGAGTTCGCTCGTCAGGTGGCTCTGCGGTATTCGCCACGGGTCGCCGCGTGGGAGATATGGAATGAGCCCAACCTCTCCCATTATCTGCTCCCGCCCACCGCGGATCAGTACGTTCCGCTGCTGAAGGCGGCATTCAACGGCATCCGCGCCGCCGGTGGTCACCAGGCGGTGATCACTGGAGGGCTGTCGAGTTCACGTGCCGAGACGCGGGACACGGCATTCGTCAACGGCCTGTATGCGCTCGGGGCGAAGAACTACTTCAACGGCATAGGCGTCCACCCCTACACACTTCCGTACCCGATCACCGGAGATCCTCGCGGTGGGGATGGTGGGGGCGCGGCGGTCCTGCCTGCCGCACGGGCGACGATGGTGGCGAACGGTGACTCCGGCAAGTCGATATGGGTCACCGAGTTCGGGCAGCCGACCGGGACCACGCCGAGCTCGACCACAGAAGCCGTACAGGCGACCATCATCACCGACGCGGTCAATCGGGCCAATGCGCTCCCATGGGTAGCAGCATTCTTCATCTTCAACTCGCAGGATCTGTCGGCGAACAAGGCTGACGACAACATGAACTTCGGCCTGTACCGGTTCAACGGCTCGCCCAAGCCTGTTGTCGGCGCACTGCAGGGAGTCCTGGGGGCGCCGAGCTGA